In the Hyla sarda isolate aHylSar1 chromosome 9, aHylSar1.hap1, whole genome shotgun sequence genome, GTACAACTGAACCCCGACCTAGATCGATCTTCTCACATAGGCACATTTTCTTATACTAAAGCTCCATAGAAGGTGTGGGTCAGGGTCCAGTTCATTTAGAAAGTTTCAATCTTTTTTACTTCATTGCTTCACGGCCTTAATGGGCATTTTACCTATGTCCAATCCTTCGAACTCTTCAAGATACCATGACAATCCCAAAATATGTCTTCCCCTCCCTATAATCCACCAGGTGCGGATGGCTGACGTGCACGTATAGTTTCTGTCCTTTCTGGAGATCGGCCAGCCCTCCAAGGGTGAGACTGGCCCGCCATGGTTCATGAGGTGAAGGTGGGCCGAATACACTTTCTGTGCCAAGGGTCAGGGTGACAGTTTCATTACGGGCTTTATCTAAGGTGAGGACTTGGCTGGACAGTGATAAGTCTGTGTCTAGTCCTTCAAAGGCGACTTGGCAGTAGAGGTAGTAAAGGCCTTGCCTGGGGACCACTACAGTTGTGCTCAAAGGGTGCTTAATTTTCCGGAGAAATGCCACTTCGTTCTTAGAAATCCATTCCAGGGTATTCTGTGGTGATGGCTGCTTCCCTGTAGAGAGAGGACGACATCCACATTATAGGATAAATTACTCTGTTCTTCTTTTTAAAGGTATTGTTCACTTATTGGACCCCAGTGATCTACTGTAATCTGTATGCAATTATCcttcagcgccaccacagggcaaATTAAGCATTACATCATGTCCATTGTCATCAAAGGGTAAAAATACATGATGTGTTTGCGTTGGCCATACGCATTAAATACTTCTGAAAtgctgttgttaaaggggtatcttATCCATTATTGCTAGGGTCTGACTGcttggaccccccatgatctcctgtacagggcccggcTACTCCCAGTCCCCAGAGCACTCTGGCCCCCTCCTTCAGGGATGAGCAGTATGgctcactcagccaatcactagctgtGATGGAGTCCCCTCTCGGCCAGTGACTGGCTAAGCGGGCCGCCACTTTTGCTCATCTCTGAAGGAGGGAGATGAAGTGCTCTGGGACTAGTGAGTATGGATGTCCGataccgataccaagtacgaatACCGATACTTTTTTTAAGCACTCGCCGATGCCAATCATcaatacattttttctatttcacgtg is a window encoding:
- the LOC130290919 gene encoding lymphotoxin-beta-like isoform X2 — its product is MSPDKAKFSEILAQETKWHLPASLRSGQKANPKWQKQNAKKPAAHLIGKQPSPQNTLEWISKNEVAFLRKIKHPLSTTVVVPRQGLYYLYCQVAFEGLDTDLSLSSQVLTLDKARNETVTLTLGTESVFGPPSPHEPWRASLTLGGLADLQKGQKLYVHVSHPHLVDYREGKTYFGIVMVS
- the LOC130290919 gene encoding lymphotoxin-beta-like isoform X1 — translated: MLWSGNPRPLCIRRSHTTCLQMFTRAAMRANWVQLLALLTAMVPTLMPTAEGTQQASLRSGQKANPKWQKQNAKKPAAHLIGKQPSPQNTLEWISKNEVAFLRKIKHPLSTTVVVPRQGLYYLYCQVAFEGLDTDLSLSSQVLTLDKARNETVTLTLGTESVFGPPSPHEPWRASLTLGGLADLQKGQKLYVHVSHPHLVDYREGKTYFGIVMVS